The following is a genomic window from Choloepus didactylus isolate mChoDid1 chromosome 5, mChoDid1.pri, whole genome shotgun sequence.
CCACTACTTCCAGACTAGTTTCCTCGTCCCATACCACAGCTCACACCCAtttagcagtaactccccatttacCACTCCCGCCGTCCCTTGTAACCACTACTTTGTGttcttctctatgaatttgcttattcaaagtatttcatagaagagaaatcatacatatttgttatttgtccttttgtgcctgggttatttcactcgacatgatgtcttcaaggtccatccacatTGTGTTGTGTGCGAGCACTTCCCCTCTGTCACGGCCGAGGAGGCTTTTGCAGCCAGAGGACTAAAGGAGGCGCCGGGCAAGGTCTGAGGTGTGAGCTTTCATTCCAGGTGAACTCACggggagctgctctgaatggcggccgGCTCAGAGCTCAGTGTGCGGGTGCTGCGGACTCATCAAGCCGGTTACAGgggcttgagacaaagacattccaggGGGTAAGAGAGCATCAGCCTGCaatcggggtgggggggggggggcttgtgGCATAGGGAGGGatcgattgtagtcaacagggaagacgGAGGATTACATGTTACCTGGTAGGTAACAGTGTCTCAGGGAGATCGGGGCAGAGGTGAGCTAGAGATTACATTTAGCGCCGGAGGCCTGGTTCTACAAGGAGAggaggtcaaaccttaactgacctaggtcatgcaagctgctgtgtgcacaggcttcaaggcccttggggaaggccctgagCCCGGGGCTCCCAcactttcttttttatggctgaataatagtccactgTATGGAGAGACCGCATttagtttatccactcatctttcgatggacacttgggctgcttccatgtttttgctattgtgaatattgccactatgaacattggtgtacaaatacctgtgctttcagttctttggggcatatacctaggagtggaattgccagatcatgtggtaaccgtttaactttctgagaaactgccacatttttccacagcggctgcaccattttacattcccaccaacaatgtctgtgggttcctatttctctgcatcctctccaatgcttgttattttcagatttttaataatagccatcctagtaggtgagAAGGGGTATCCTTTTGTAGttggaatttgcatttctttaatagctaatgctgttgagcatcttttcatattctcaTTAGCCATTTGAAtattatctttggagaaatgtctattcaaatcctgggcccatttttttattgggttgtttgtcttttttgttgttgagttgcaggagttCTTAATATAATCtgtatattaaatccttatcagatgtatgatattttctcccattctgtaggttgttagaatatatttttaagcttCATATCTAGAAGACCTACTTAtgtctatttaaaatattttgtaaatttagaCTAAAAATATAggcaaattgaattttttaaatgcaattttattaagaaaattgaattttaagtTAGTATAAATTATCAAACTATGCTACTCTTACTTTTCATTAtaccaattatatatatatatttttttttccaggctgatgtatgtaaaaataaaatacctctACATCttgcatatttcttttaaaaaatatctttaatattgCTTTTCACtatgattttttccttcaatgtTCCCTTAATGTTTATTTAACAGTTATAACTGATTTTGACCTCCTCATAAACCAAAATGCTGTCTTTTTACTGTGCCCAGTTCAGAGAATCTACAGATGCCAAGCAACAAAAGGCTTTGGCGAAAATGACTTTCTTTTATTCTGGTTATCAGGAATGTGGCAGTATTAAGAAGTCAAGATTGTGCAAAGTGAAAAAGACCTCTACAAGCTGCACAGTGCATCAAGCTATAATGCTATGAACACTCAAAGAGAAAGACTAGAGTTTAAGGAACGGCACCAAATACAATTTAAAGTTGCCACTACCAAAATTTCTTGGCATATGTTTTTCGAATGCCAGATTCTACAGGGCTGATGAACTCGGGTTTTATTTAGCTCAACCCTGACTTGCCTCCTGAAAGGGAAGCCAAGGCACACAGGGAGAGCTTCAAAAGAAGGCGAGTGCAAAGGAATTTCACCTACTTTCCCTTTTAGGCATCAAGCTTTTAGCACTGCATGTTCTACACGAGTGACAGCCTTGAACTGGTTTAGAATAGAAGATATTGCAGATAAACTAAATGTGAAGTTTAGATGTACTTTCAAGCTCTTAATATAGGTTATCCAATAGTTTGatgctttctcatttttattaaagTTAATCAAGATACTCTACAAGTTAAAAGAAAAACGAGCATCACAGCTGCTTGAACCGAGTAAAAGTTGAATTATTGCAAATTATTTTAGGAatcagatttaaaatatttatcataagTCAGGCTTCCAAAAAGATAAACAGGTGAACTTCTTATGCTCTGTCACCAAAGGGAAAAGCCCCCTGAAAATTTCTTCCATATACAAATTCAGGATGAAAAACTGAGCAATAGCATAAGTACAAAAATTAACGCTGCTACTGTGGGAATTTGTAATCTAATGCATATTGCTCATTAAAACATTCAGCTGCATAGGGCATATTTAACATGTAATGTAAAATATAAGACATAGCACCTTTTAATATCAAGttatttagaataaaatcatTTGCCAAAAATATTCTGAATTACACATTACTatgtgaaaaaatttgaaaagtagGTGGTAACACAAAACAAATGATTTTGAAACATGTAATATATTacatgttgaatgtaaatgtaaaCAATACAGAACACTGAAAGTCAGAATTATACCCACATATCTATAGTAAAtaagtttattttcctttgaagTCACATGTTTAATATTCTCTCAAAACTCACCAGTGAACGAGCACCCCTTCTTGCAGGCGgaacatttttgaaggacatccTTACGAAAGAAAGTGGCGGTAAAGAACCCCCGTGTATCTTTCTACTGAACATGTGGAGAGGGGCTTTATCAAGGGACTTTTTGCTACACATGGAATTCCGAAGGAAATGAGACTGTTCTAGATCACACCCCAAAACTTTTAGTCTCCTAAGTGCCACAAGGGACGCTTGTGACCTGACTTTCCTGAGAGGACCCCATGGTGTTGTCAGCCTTTCTCAGCCAAGGGTCTGGGGACAGCGGGATGTGCAGACCCCAGGTTGTTACATTGTTACAAGTGGGGGAAAGTATATGCCTATATTCTTTCTGACCCCTTAAGTTAACTTCGAAAACACTGTCCTTGAGTGGTTaatctaaataaaaatacattttcttagtGGCGTGAGTAATGTCAACAGCCTAGGCTTATTTCCCAAAAAGGCTTCCCAATTGTGACATCTATTTggatgtttttgtttgtcttatgCTGCTCCTTAATCAATGTCCAAAGTTTGCCATAGCAAAAGATGTCCATGCTTCCAAAAATTCATCCTAATTATCAGTGCAGTCTTAGAAGCTGAAAGAATAGACCCCGGGTTCAAGAAATACCAATACATTTTTCACGGGTAATTACAATTTTGTATTTACTCTCATTTATAAAGATCACCTAAGTATCACTGGAAGGTTTCATAGTGTTAAATCATTAAACTAATTTCTAAATATCGATTTAAAAAGCTTTGCACAAAGGCTGCAAAAACTTCAACAAAGTTAGCGAAATTTTTTCCCACGTTATACAACCAAATTTTGTCTTAACGATCAACATATATCAAGGAATTATAATATCTGCACGGCTCTTGTGGAAAACGGATCTGGCACATGTGAAGACAAATTCTGGCAACTACCACGCATCTCATAGTATACTTTAAGAAACAGTACAATCCACGACACGTCATGGAGCTGttttttcttgttattaaaaTTGGACTCATAGGGTCCTGGATATCGTGGAAAAGCACCTTGTTTGCACGGATCGTTTAATCATCCTTTTCGACAATCACCTCTCCATGCAGCACCTTTCTTCTTTGACGCAACATATGAAAATAGAGTTGTGGAAACACTTcataggagaaagaaaaaagaaagaaagaaaaataagctatTGCAAGAAATGATTTATCCGTGAAACGAGCACCCGCGGAGCGCGGGGAAGTTGGAGAGTAAGTGCAGCGCCCACCACGGCCTCCCCGCGGCACCGACGCGCACGCCCCAGGTGCGGAACGTTCTGCTGCTGGTTTCGCAGGAAGCCTCAGTGCCTGGTTCTAAAGGCCCCCCTAAAGGCCAGGGGGGCTGCGCGCCCCACCCCGCGAGGCTGCCCCTGGAGCCCCACCTGCCGCCCCTGCCGTGCCCCCCGGGGGCCCTGCGCGCGCCTGTGGGTGCCCCGTCCGCACTGACCACGACCACGTGGATGGGGCTCCAGGGGTCCCGGGGCGAGGGGCGGGACGCAGTTTAGAAGGGAGGGGGCGCTTCGTGGAGGTACCCTGCGTGGGGGGCGCTGCGTGACGCCGGCACAGGGCCCCAGCAGGAGCCCCCGGGCCCTCCCGGGGCCGCCCCCGCCCACCCACGCAGGGAGTCCGCGTCCCCGGCCGGCGGGCACAGGGCCGTCGCGCGCCCCGCAGCGGAGCCCGGCGCGGGCACTAGGCCTCGCCCGAGGGCGGCGATGAGCCGTGGGCAGCACACGCGGCGCCGTCCCTGGGAGGCGCGCGCGTGACGGGCACCGACCCCGGCCCCAGCGCGGCGGAGAACCTAGACCCGCCGGAGGACCGAGCTGCGGCCGCCCGCGCGCAGAGGGTCTGCGGCTCAGGCCCGCTCCCTGCTCCGCCGCCTCCGGGGCCCACGTGAAGGCTGCGGGGCTGCAGGGGCAGGGGTCGCCCCGCCTAGTGGCTGCGCCCCGGGGACCCTCAGCAGCCGCCTCCTCTCCCTGGTCCGCAGCGGCCTGGCTGGCGGGCGGGATCCACGGGATTGCGCTGGGGTCCGGACCACTCGGGAGAGCGCGCGGCTCGGCTCGTAGGCCAGGGACAGCCACCCGGGGGGCTCACGGCAGGTTTTAACTTGGGACTCCCTAAAGGGTGGAGCCCTCAGGGGCTGGCCGGTTTTATGCCACCCCCTCGAGAGGCCATCTGTCATATCCTGTGTCCACGCGGACTTCAGAGGCCATCAGctttccttgtttccttttttccccactgACTTCAAAgtctcttaattttattgagaaggGCAAATAATAGTCTTGCTTTCCCCTCATACTTCCTGCTAGTGACTATGGAAGTCTGGCAACAGCTATATTGCTGTAACTAAATGAAGTGGGTGAAACCTCCCCAGCCCTTGGCAGCTTCTGAAAGGTGAGGAGTCgcattactgaaaatattttaagaaaacagcTTCATTATTTTCAAGCACGTAGAGCAGCACAAATAAGACTAAAAAGTACTTCTAGATGacttttccaagtatatacttaatggaaagaaatgagctgaacttttttttttttttggagagaaTGTTTATATTCAGTTAcacaattctaaatatttttaaatgctcactgatgcatgctttcatttctttaaaaaataaatcatactaAGCTTATTTTTAACCAATTTCGAGAAAGCAATTACTTGCATATTACTTTACTTGTTCTTTTCTCTCCTAACTAGTGAAAAGTCTACTGACTCACTCCCCTTTCAATGATTTCTAGTTATGAATAACTGTAGGCTGGAATAagaggtttcaatgtattggtaagcaattatttctatatttttctccttGCCTACTAAACTAGCTTATAATTATGATCCTTTCCCAAACTCTTTCATAAATTAAGTCAAGGTACTAATAAATACTTACGTGGTATGTATGATGCCATGGTTATTAGAAGGAAATAATAGTAGTCAAAAGAGACATTGTATTTGTTGGGAAGTCTTACTGAAAACATTCCCGTTTTCTTCACATATGGCAAGGCAGCATATATTGTAAGAAGTTCACCAGCAACTCCGACAGGGTATAAGatgataaaaaaattatatctgGGGAAAGAAAAACCTCAGAGAATTATTTTTCAGTAATAATTATTGGGGTTTATGTCACAGTTCTTTTGCTACTACTCtataaagacttaaaaaatcCCTTTCCTATCCATATTACAATAACTTCACATAAGAAGGTCAATTTTTTCTACTTTAATCATTCACTTATTAATTTGATTATCATCCTTTTCTCATAGCAGTTTCCATAAATGGCAGGCTCttgataaaataagaaaacattttacaGTATTgacatatgcattttaaaaaacagatgtagtggttttttttttgttttttttttttaagtatcacaAAGGTAACTTCTTCGACACATGGGCTGGTACTGATGGATTTTTTTCCCTGACACGAGTCATTTACTGATCAATGCTGTGCTTAAAAAGACCAGTTTTGATCCTAATTTTATATTGAAACCTTGAAATTACCAAAGCCATTCTTATTAAGAGCCGTTTGGAATACTGTTAGTGGTTACTAATGTAAAGACAATGACTCGTATGCAGAAAGCTGATTCCACTCCTAGAGCAGCCGTGACGACTAATGACATCTCGACTGAAACTGCCTCGTAGCAAAACCAGGAAGGCAAATCACTGGCTGAAGCCCCGCACAGAAGGAGCCGTTTAAAGTGGAGCTGAGGAAGTCAGATTCCAAATCCAAAAGCAGAACTTGTTCACTTGTCCTGTAGCAAGTTTTCTAAGGTGAAGAAAGGCAGGCACCGCTCATGCCCACAGCTGGGGGACCTCACATCTGGGTGGGAGCCCACAGCTGGGGAGACCCCACATCCGGGTGGGTTGCCAGCAGGAGGAGCCCAAAGGGCCAATGACAACTCAGTTCTccttcaaagaaaatgtttttttctgcaaGTCTGTTACTAATAACGGTTGCCACAGAAAATTAAGGTCACAATTTtgatggaaaaagaaaggaatcaaatttttctatattttacttaATCATTTTGCTGGCATTATGAAATATTTGTAAAGAAAATCAAATTAGTTATCATAGGAGCTTGGAGACAACTTCAAAATCATCTTATGCCTGAGTGCCAAGGATGTACTAGGATAAGAGCCTGGGAGAGGGGCGGGATTATTTACTAAACTAGATGAACTggctaaaaaagaagaatggacGCTCTGCCTTCCCTGACTATACCCCCTGGCCTGGGAGAGACCCCCACTTTCTCAACAGTCTTGTAAGGTTATATATAATTTTGGGGGTAACATTGTcctttaatgggaaaaaaaaaacaccatagtCTAGTACTCCTACAATTAACTAGTTTAAAGCCTTAAAGCCAgtgaaattttttaatgaaatgggaACAATTATATCATTTATTTGACTTTCTATGCACTTTAAAAAGATTGTGAGTTGTTCACTGTCTCTAGGTTCTGACAGCAATTATGGGAGATTTAAGTGCTCATCAGCTATACTCAGATAAAGATACAGTCTTCTGTGAACATTCCTGATTGTCCCCTAAAATTTTTTGGTCAGACTACATTTTTgaagttaaaatggaaattaatatgAAAGCATTAACTCAACATACAACCACCTAATTTGGGGACACGTTTTCCAGGAACATTTACTTcaattatataaatagaatcaggATTCAGAGCATCCCAGTAAGCCAAACTATTTATAAATAAGAAGCCTTTATTCAAGGGAGTCTTATTTTAGAATAACAGCTACAACATTTAAACATAAATGCAAGTATTATTTGAGATTATTTAATAGGGTTGGTAAATATATTTGGATACCTGGGATCGTCAAGATATTTGACACAAAACATAATTATTAATGACTATGATTAATTGACATGATGAAGTATGTTAACAAATGCATTTCCAAGTCGAAAGATTTTATAACACCTTATTAACAATAAGGCAATTGACAAACTGCAATTTTTCTAAACCGCAAATGCAAACATGCTCTGGCAGGTTTTCAGGTTTTCCAAAAGTTCAAGACATGCAGATGCATCCGAAGGCAGACTGGCAAATGCCCAAGGCCAGTGGCCCAGAGCTGCGTTCTCCGTGCACCCTTCCGTCTCCTGCAAGCAGACTTGGTAAATGCGGCAGGCGCAAACCAGCGTTTTTAAAGTCTCCAGAGGCCCCGGAGGCTGGGGGCACCCCATGTGGCACTGCCCGCATTCTGGAGTTAGTGCAGCTACGTCCCAAACCGACACCGTTAGGAGGCCCACCCCTGAGGTGAGCAGCCCGAGCAAGAACCAACCAGACACGTGGAAAGGCAGTGCAGCCTGCCTAGGACAGGCGGCTGAGCCGAACGGTAGCTTTAAAGCACTTTATATGTCAAATGTAAGCCACAGGTGCCTAAAAAGGAGCAAGAGGCTATAAACAAGTCGAAGAACATGTAACACAATTAATAATGATTATCCTTGCCTTCTAGGATAAGTAATCTAAAAGctttttaccttctttttatttacatattctagtttaCTATACTTGAACATGTAAAAACGTTCGTAATGAAAAAGGAGTAACACTGTTTTCTAACGCCAGGCCTCCAGAACTTGGGAACCTAGCCCGGGTCTGGCACTCAGGAAGGATCTTCCTCAAACAAGCTAAGAATGCATTACCATAAAGATGCGAGTcctaaaaaataacagaaatacaGAGCCAGCATGATTTGCGAGATGGGAACCTAGATTCTAGCAGCTCGTGCACCGGGACACACACAGCAGGTGTGACACGGCCCCACCTACAGGTGAAGGACTCACACCTGGGTTCTCCGAGTTCGGTTTGCATGAAAGGTCTGGGCGGAGGTTCCCCAAACCGTCAGGCTCTGGGGGAGGGGACGGGGGCAGGAGCAGAACCAGCAGTTCGCCCTGTTTGTGGATTCTGCACAGTGTGGACTTGGCACAATGCACACTGATCACCTCAGTCATTTCAAAAAGcttaagaatgaaaagaaaacacatacGACAGAAAACTGGCTTTGGCCCCCAACTGGGGGTGCCCTCGCCCTCACTGCCCCTGGCTGCCGCACCCAATCGCGTTTGTCTCCGGCCCCTCGCCTCAAGGACAGACTCCGCTTTGTCCACACCCGCGACCAGACACCCAGCTCTGCTTGCTGTCACTGCCACCGCGATGCAGAGAATGCAGTGAGCACATCTACACTGGCTGTGATCTGCACTCAAAACGGGACTTTGTAAAATGTCAAGTTACTCAAAGAATTCAAACAACTGGAGAAAAAACACAAtagtttgctttaaaaaatgttgctTTAGCAAATTCAaaaggacagaaagtagattgcacGTTGGGAGCTGGAGGAAGGCTGGGGAAACAGGCacagtttctgtctggggtgatgaagACGCTGTGGTCGTGGATGGTTCTAGtgttagcacaatattataaatgtaattaatatgacCGCACTGTACACGTGAAATGGTTGAAATGTGAAAATTTGTGTTGTGTATATAATGCCACAATGAAAACTTGTTTAAAAATCTGACTTTAGGATAGATATATTTAAAGTTCTTGAAATATAATTCAGTCCAAATCCCAAATacaatttcaaataaagtttGACTTTAAAGAATTAAAGTCTATCTCTGAGATCTAATGCAAAAAAAATTGGTATTGTGTATAAATAAGATACTAAAAATAGTGGAAAGAttgaacattaaaatttaaatcatgATATTATGCCATATTTTTGGCACAGTTATTTAATATAAATCCAAAAACATATTTGATGCTTTCCAAGGAAAATTACCAATTCAGAGGTCATTAAAAGACAGTAATATAACTTGCCTTGCACTGACGCCACTCAAAATACACACTAACATGCCTCATCCCGGATGGTTAAAGGAAGCGGTTAGAGGGCAACTTTGAACACGGCTGACATCCAAGGCACAGCAGCCCGGCCTCGTGGGCCAACACGCAGATTCCAGCTCCCCGCAGCCAGCTCCAGACACACAACGGGCATGCACGGGGTGGGAGAAACTAAACTGCGAGGCATCGCCACCTGGCCCATTTAATGAAGTACGGCAGGTGGTCGAGAAGTCTGAATGTGTAGAAGGAATAGCGGGTAATCTCCGTCACCGTCCACGCGGCCAGGAAGAGCCCCACGCTCTCCTCGTTCTGAATCTGCAGAAGCACAAAGACACCCCACTGTCTCCCAGCCCCGAGAGTGCCGCTCAGCAACGATACTCCACTCTCGTTATTTATTTAGCTTCCATTGTAATGGGATATGTTAGGGTTGGAAATTTAAGGCAATACAGGAAATGTACCACAGTCACTGTCCCATAACTCACTATGAAACTTAAACTTGTCCCTTGTACAGGAGTGGTCAGATACTTACTGATCTCCCTGCCTCGCCCTCCACCCCACCGGGAACTcgcccttccctcctccttcccatcaGCCATCGTGTCACAGCCTCTACTGAGCTCTGGCTGTGGAACTGGGCTACTCTTTCCAACCCTGGGCCCTTCTCTCTCATCCCAAACACCAGCCCAGGACAGCCTTCTAAATAGTCTCCACTTCTGATCTACCTCATGGATGGCAATTtcctcttaaaaacaaaacaaagaagcaaacaaacagaaaacaaattggAATCAGCTATTTCTATCACTTAAAAATCCTAACACTTGACCTGATCTTTGAGGGTCTTCACCATCCTAGGTAAAAATGTCTGCAACTTCATCTGCAATCACTCAATCCCTCCACTACACCTTTCTCTACCAACACCAAACTCTGCATTATTTCCAGAACATGCTCTGAACGTTTGTGTCTTTGTATATGCAGTTCCCTATAATCAGAACATTATTCTCCTTACTTCCCCCCCCCAAACTCCCTCTCATCCTTCAGGACCTGGCAAAAACATCAGGTCTCCAGAAAACTGGTCCCAAAGCCCTTCTCACCCTGAGCAGAGATAACTGCTCACCTATGTTGTTCTCACAGTACTCTGTGTGCAGCATAACGCTTGCCAATTTGTGCTAACATGTGTCTGGCTACCTCGTGTCAGCATAGGTATGTTCCTTCCTCAGAAAGGCCACCTTCCTCTCCCCAGGGAGACAGGCACCCAGGTGTACCACACTGCGTGCCCGGCTCTCCTTTCAGCAAGTAGCACCAGCATAACTAAATGAATACCTGTGTGGCTGCTTGCTCCACatccctcccagctccaggcttGCGTGGTTGGAACCTGGTTTGAATGGCCAATGGCCATCTCCCCGGCCCAGGGTCTAGCCGGGAACAGGGGCACAGCGCCGTCTGCTGAATGATTCCACGCTGGCCTGCCCAAATGCCCGACCAGTGCCCGGGAGCCAGGGTtgccttgtttgtttttgtggatCCAGAACGAGCCAATGTCACGTGTACAGAAACCACCCGATCAACAGTGGCTGAATTTGTGAAAGGGTGATGGTGGCGGGTGCCAGGGGGAGCTGTTGTCAGAAGAGATACGGCATTGTCTCCAGGTGGACAGGTGGAGACCCCGAGGACCCAGTTCTCCCTCCAGGACCAGCGGCCCGGGCTCTCTAACTCCCGGCTTCTGGGTACCGGGGACCACCCCATCATCATCTCTCCTTCCTGAGGTTGGAGCCCAGCTGGTGCAGCCACCTGCTGTCTGCAGCTGCTCTCTTACTCTGTCCTGGTTGTGCTCTGCGTCTGACCTGCTGGGCCATCCTAATGAGCACACAGTGTGGCTCCTGTGTGGCGTCCTCCTTGCTTAGGGACAGGGGCTGAAGTCGCAAGGGTGGGGGGTCAGGGAGCTGCCCCCAGGCGGGGGTCCACACATCCAGCAGGACGTGGCCGAGATTAGTGACCAGTGCAGGCAGAGAGGAAGGGATGGGGCCAGACATCTGTCCTTGCACAGACAGGAGACAGAAGGCTGTCGAGAAGGCCAGAGGGCAGGCCTGGGGGTGTTTCTGCCCCGAGTTGACGGCGCCTCGGCACAGTCAGCCTGGGGGGCCTCATCCAAGAGGCGCAGCCTTAGCCTGGCCCAGCTCTGCCCCACATGCTCCAGGAAATGTGCTTATTTTCCCTTGTTTCCCCTCAGGCTAACCCTGCCAACAGCCAGCGTGGCCTTTTCCATCTGCTCAGGTCTGCAGAAGCTCCGTTACCTTCTATGTCTGCTGCGACAATACTCACTGCTAGATGACAAGAAATGAACTGCTTAAACCGACTATAAGATATAATCAAAGAGAACACACCTGACTTCCCCAGAAAAGAAGATGTTCAGTTAGCTATTTGACAGAGGAGggatattagtttttaaaatcacaaaacgCCAGTCTGGTTTTGCTCGAGTTTTGAAGTCACGCTATTCAAGCCCTACGCCAGTGTCCGATCCCATGGGCACTACAACCCAGTCCTTCTGTCCCGTAGCCCTGCCTCCTGAAACACACGTGTGCTAATGTTTTAGGTTCCTGTGGCCTAAAAGCCCTCCTGTGTGCTGCACAGACAGTGTGTGCCACTTACGGGTTTCACGCTGTGGGTGACAAGCCACACCATGAAGATCCTGGAGCTCACCTGGACCCCAGTCACGAGCACAGATGTCGGCACAATTCCTTAAAGAGATACACAGGTCAGCTGTGGCCTGAAGGGCAGTTTACTAAGCACATCAAAAATTAAGCACACTCACCAAGTAAGCAGTGGACTATctgtaagcaaacaaaaaagaatcacAGGTCAATagcataaaacaaaagaaa
Proteins encoded in this region:
- the HACD1 gene encoding very-long-chain (3R)-3-hydroxyacyl-CoA dehydratase 1, whose product is MASSEEDGAQGGAPEAGEEREAAGKRRRRGWAASVWLTFYNIAMTAGWLVLAIAMVRFYMEKRTHRGLYKSIQKTLKFFQTFALLEIVHCLLGIVPTSVLVTGVQVSSRIFMVWLVTHSVKPIQNEESVGLFLAAWTVTEITRYSFYTFRLLDHLPYFIKWARYNFFIILYPVGVAGELLTIYAALPYVKKTGMFSVRLPNKYNVSFDYYYFLLITMASYIPLFPQLYFHMLRQRRKVLHGEVIVEKDD